The proteins below come from a single Mycobacterium parmense genomic window:
- a CDS encoding acyl-CoA dehydrogenase family protein has translation MDFMLSPEQDDFRQTIQQFVTELSPLAKVRQAVTTAPGYDIDLWSRMSRELGLPSLLVPEEYGGAAATMIEAAVAIEELGRGIVPCPLFATVALGVAPILIAASQEQKRELLPEIAAGARTVTTAINEPGCVDGFGAVAMRAATNGDAVTLSGTKIHVIDGHSADTLLVLALPPGDSAEPALYLVDGNAVGLTRTRVETLDITRPLATLTFDAVSAVPLAGAHGVAPIRRALDVAKTLLAAEMVGGTEGAMTMSVEYAKVRHQFNRPIGSFQAIKHRCAEMAIELDSARAVTLYAAHLAAEESADLAKAAPIAVATAAAGFDFTASWNVQIHGGIGFTWEHDAHLYYRRAKADRVLLGSVREQWLEVADRIGL, from the coding sequence ATGGATTTCATGCTCAGTCCAGAACAGGACGATTTCCGCCAGACTATACAGCAGTTCGTTACCGAACTGTCACCGCTGGCCAAGGTTCGCCAGGCGGTAACAACTGCGCCGGGATATGACATCGACCTTTGGTCTCGCATGAGTCGGGAACTGGGGCTGCCGAGTCTGCTCGTACCGGAGGAGTACGGCGGTGCGGCAGCAACGATGATCGAGGCTGCTGTCGCCATCGAGGAGCTTGGACGCGGCATCGTGCCGTGCCCGCTGTTCGCGACCGTCGCGCTCGGTGTCGCGCCGATCTTGATCGCGGCCAGCCAGGAGCAGAAGAGAGAACTGCTTCCAGAGATAGCCGCGGGCGCTCGTACAGTCACGACTGCTATCAATGAACCGGGTTGCGTTGACGGCTTCGGTGCTGTAGCCATGCGAGCGGCGACAAATGGCGACGCCGTCACGCTGTCTGGGACCAAGATTCATGTGATCGACGGCCATAGTGCGGACACCCTGCTGGTGCTCGCTCTGCCGCCCGGTGACTCCGCTGAGCCGGCATTGTACCTCGTTGACGGTAACGCCGTCGGCCTCACCCGTACACGCGTCGAGACCCTGGACATCACCCGACCGCTGGCCACCCTGACCTTCGACGCCGTCTCTGCGGTTCCCTTGGCTGGCGCGCACGGCGTCGCGCCCATACGCCGTGCGTTAGATGTCGCGAAGACGTTACTCGCAGCGGAGATGGTTGGTGGCACCGAGGGCGCTATGACCATGTCCGTCGAATACGCCAAGGTGCGTCACCAGTTCAATCGGCCCATCGGCTCCTTCCAGGCGATCAAGCACCGATGCGCCGAGATGGCAATCGAACTGGACAGTGCTCGTGCAGTCACTCTCTACGCGGCTCATCTGGCAGCGGAGGAGAGCGCTGACCTCGCCAAGGCGGCCCCCATTGCCGTGGCAACCGCCGCGGCCGGATTTGACTTCACCGCATCGTGGAATGTGCAGATTCACGGCGGGATCGGGTTCACCTGGGAGCACGACGCACACCTCTACTACCGGCGGGCGAAAGCCGACCGGGTACTGCTGGGCTCAGTACGCGAGCAATGGCTCGAGGTCGCTGACCGCATCGGGCTCTAA
- a CDS encoding class I adenylate-forming enzyme family protein: MAVIDLLRQAVEDRPDKTAVIAEDGAATFRELDAASSRVAQQLHAAGVSRGHKVAMLLANDQAMHFNAVYFGIHKLGAVPVPLNTRWAAPEKLFVLEHSDAVAVITGLAHREVLVALAEGESVEIGGRPGSFQLEHFFVTGSEALDGFTPLGDVVGAGSADVPLLEPSLSADDPADLLYTSGTTGMPRGVLVPEGNLADEPGQASLGQLLGAMFGESLLHAVPLFGFTGCHGLMLLSIRAGVTQIVLPRFDPEQLLAAIERYRATSIMGVPTMLNLAMKHPTVGDHDYSSLQLVFFGAAPIQPDTVRKMRQVWPGAKMLNAYSLTEAGAGAACILGPDPDDILARPGSVGRPVGCEVVVVDDYDNPLPPGKVGEICFKSKIARRSYYKGEQPTAELWSGGLLHTGDVGYVADDGYVYLTERKKDMILRGGYNIFAIEVERVLLEMPEVLEAAVIAVPHSDLGEDLLAVIAPKPGFSGGEGELTAERINQFCRQHLADYKCPRHMVVVDELPKNAMAKVMKNELRQRFRDHLFDQGAENK, from the coding sequence ATGGCCGTGATCGACCTGCTGCGCCAAGCGGTAGAGGACCGACCGGACAAGACCGCCGTCATCGCCGAGGACGGCGCGGCCACTTTCCGCGAGCTCGACGCTGCCAGCAGCCGGGTCGCCCAGCAATTGCACGCCGCTGGGGTGAGCCGCGGTCACAAGGTGGCGATGCTGCTCGCCAACGACCAAGCGATGCATTTCAATGCAGTGTATTTCGGCATCCACAAACTTGGTGCCGTGCCGGTGCCGCTCAATACCCGGTGGGCAGCGCCGGAAAAGCTGTTCGTGCTTGAGCACAGCGACGCCGTGGCGGTGATCACCGGTCTCGCCCACCGGGAGGTTCTGGTTGCGCTTGCCGAAGGCGAATCTGTCGAGATCGGCGGCCGTCCCGGTAGCTTCCAACTTGAGCACTTCTTCGTGACCGGCAGCGAGGCGCTGGATGGATTCACCCCCCTGGGCGACGTGGTGGGCGCGGGCTCTGCGGACGTGCCGCTCCTCGAGCCTTCCCTGAGCGCCGACGACCCGGCGGATCTGCTCTATACGTCCGGCACCACCGGGATGCCCAGGGGCGTGCTGGTGCCCGAGGGCAACCTCGCCGACGAGCCCGGCCAGGCGAGCCTCGGGCAGCTTCTCGGCGCGATGTTCGGCGAGAGCCTGCTTCATGCGGTGCCCTTGTTCGGTTTCACGGGCTGCCATGGCCTGATGCTGCTAAGCATTCGTGCCGGGGTCACGCAGATCGTGTTGCCGCGTTTTGATCCCGAGCAGTTGCTCGCGGCGATCGAGCGCTACCGCGCCACGTCGATCATGGGTGTGCCGACAATGCTGAATTTGGCCATGAAGCACCCCACGGTGGGTGATCACGACTACAGCTCGCTGCAGCTCGTGTTTTTCGGGGCGGCGCCGATCCAGCCCGACACCGTGCGCAAAATGCGGCAGGTGTGGCCCGGAGCGAAGATGCTGAACGCTTACAGCCTCACCGAGGCCGGTGCCGGCGCGGCCTGCATCCTCGGTCCCGACCCAGATGACATCCTTGCCCGGCCGGGCTCGGTTGGCAGGCCCGTAGGATGCGAGGTTGTCGTCGTTGATGACTACGATAACCCACTCCCCCCAGGCAAGGTCGGCGAGATCTGCTTTAAGTCGAAGATAGCTCGGCGCAGCTACTACAAGGGGGAGCAGCCCACCGCGGAACTTTGGAGCGGTGGACTGTTGCACACCGGCGACGTGGGTTATGTCGCTGACGATGGCTACGTCTATCTGACCGAGCGCAAAAAAGACATGATCCTGCGCGGCGGCTACAACATCTTCGCCATCGAGGTCGAGCGCGTGCTGCTCGAGATGCCCGAGGTGCTCGAGGCCGCAGTCATCGCGGTGCCGCATTCGGACCTCGGTGAGGATCTCCTAGCGGTGATCGCGCCCAAGCCCGGGTTCAGCGGCGGCGAAGGCGAACTCACCGCGGAGCGGATCAACCAGTTCTGCCGCCAGCACCTCGCCGACTACAAATGCCCGCGCCACATGGTCGTAGTGGACGAGCTACCGAAGAACGCCATGGCCAAGGTCATGAAAAACGAACTCCGACAGCGCTTCCGAGATCACCTGTTCGATCAAGGGGCCGAAAACAAATGA
- a CDS encoding SDR family oxidoreductase — MAELSFDGRVAIVTGAGNGLGKEHAMLLASRGARVLVNDLGGSVAGVGADLTAAEAVAQEIEAAGGIAVADGHSVATREGGAAIVQAALDAFGRVDIVVNNAGILRDKSFHNLTPELLDPVIDVHLYGTIWVTQPAFLRMREQGYGRIVNTSSAAGIFGNFGQTNYGAAKMGVIGFTRVLAQEGAKYNIKVNAIAPMARTRMTEELLGPIAKKLDPALVAPVVAYLCHESCDLTSRIFSVGGGRVAEIFISVTKGFSSPTLDIEAVQDNLEAICDREGYQTPTQANDEIGLVLQALG; from the coding sequence GTGGCTGAGCTTAGCTTCGACGGGAGGGTCGCCATCGTGACCGGGGCGGGAAACGGTCTCGGCAAGGAGCATGCGATGCTGCTTGCATCACGCGGCGCGCGCGTGTTGGTGAACGATCTCGGCGGCAGCGTCGCCGGCGTCGGCGCGGACCTGACCGCGGCGGAGGCCGTCGCTCAGGAGATCGAAGCCGCCGGCGGTATCGCGGTCGCCGATGGTCACAGCGTGGCGACCCGAGAAGGTGGGGCGGCCATCGTGCAGGCGGCTCTCGACGCCTTCGGGCGGGTCGACATCGTCGTCAACAACGCGGGCATCCTGCGCGACAAGTCCTTCCACAATCTCACGCCGGAGCTACTCGATCCGGTGATCGATGTCCATCTCTACGGCACCATCTGGGTGACCCAGCCGGCGTTCCTCAGGATGCGCGAGCAGGGCTACGGCCGGATCGTCAACACCTCCTCCGCCGCCGGGATTTTCGGCAACTTCGGTCAGACCAACTACGGGGCCGCGAAGATGGGGGTCATCGGCTTCACACGGGTGCTCGCCCAGGAAGGCGCGAAGTACAACATCAAGGTGAACGCGATCGCGCCGATGGCGCGGACCCGGATGACCGAGGAACTCCTCGGGCCGATCGCCAAGAAGCTGGACCCGGCACTGGTCGCCCCGGTCGTCGCGTATCTCTGCCATGAATCCTGCGATCTCACGTCGAGGATCTTCTCCGTTGGGGGCGGGCGAGTGGCCGAGATCTTCATCAGTGTGACGAAGGGCTTCTCATCGCCGACGCTCGATATCGAAGCGGTCCAGGACAACCTTGAGGCGATCTGCGACCGAGAGGGATACCAGACTCCAACGCAGGCCAACGACGAGATCGGCCTCGTGCTTCAAGCGCTCGGCTGA
- a CDS encoding thiolase family protein, translating into MARDVYVIGVGMAPFGQPDANAADLGFGAGVNALGDAGIGFDEVGYLYNGYIGAGLLTGVTLAKDLGLTGIPITHVENASATGSCAFHEAVQVVAGGSVDIAMALGFDDLNRATRAIGGSKPGIGQVILPAAFFAMWATRRMHEVGTTVETFAAIAAKNWNHARLNPYAQRRADHEVTVEEILASRMISYPHTSKMACAAGSGAAAAIVASREAAERVAGSRPLVKVVASQQQSEQFVDGHIFMGAVVGPGELTAATAKAAYDEAGVGPADLDLAHVHDAFPIEELMYYELLGVCAAGEGDKLVSEGATSLGGRIPFSTDGGLIGRGHPGGPTGLAQIWDVTRQLRGEAGPLQVEGARTGLAHMMGAGSVCVIHILQAGR; encoded by the coding sequence ATGGCCCGCGACGTCTATGTGATCGGCGTGGGGATGGCCCCGTTCGGCCAGCCGGACGCCAACGCGGCCGACTTGGGCTTCGGGGCCGGTGTCAACGCGCTCGGTGACGCCGGCATCGGCTTCGATGAAGTCGGCTACCTCTACAACGGCTACATCGGCGCCGGTCTGCTCACGGGTGTCACCCTTGCGAAGGATCTCGGGCTTACCGGCATCCCGATCACCCACGTCGAGAACGCGTCGGCCACCGGATCGTGCGCCTTCCATGAGGCGGTCCAGGTGGTGGCGGGGGGGAGCGTCGATATCGCGATGGCGCTAGGGTTTGACGACCTCAATCGCGCCACTCGAGCTATCGGGGGCAGCAAGCCCGGCATTGGCCAGGTGATCCTCCCGGCGGCGTTTTTCGCCATGTGGGCGACACGTCGCATGCACGAAGTGGGCACGACGGTCGAGACCTTCGCCGCCATCGCGGCAAAGAATTGGAACCATGCGCGGCTGAATCCCTACGCGCAACGTCGGGCCGACCATGAGGTCACCGTCGAAGAGATCCTCGCCTCGCGCATGATTTCCTACCCGCACACTTCGAAGATGGCCTGCGCCGCTGGCTCTGGGGCTGCGGCCGCGATCGTCGCGAGCCGCGAGGCGGCAGAGCGCGTGGCCGGTTCACGCCCGCTGGTGAAGGTGGTCGCCAGCCAGCAGCAGTCCGAGCAGTTCGTTGACGGCCACATTTTCATGGGTGCGGTCGTCGGTCCGGGCGAGCTCACCGCGGCCACGGCAAAGGCCGCCTACGACGAGGCCGGTGTCGGGCCGGCCGACCTCGACCTCGCCCACGTGCACGACGCATTCCCCATCGAGGAACTGATGTATTACGAGCTGCTCGGGGTGTGCGCGGCTGGGGAGGGGGACAAGCTCGTCTCCGAGGGCGCGACCAGCCTGGGTGGTCGTATCCCGTTCTCGACCGACGGCGGGCTGATCGGGCGCGGTCATCCCGGTGGGCCGACCGGCCTGGCCCAGATCTGGGATGTGACACGGCAGCTGCGGGGCGAGGCGGGCCCGCTGCAGGTCGAAGGCGCTCGAACCGGGCTTGCTCACATGATGGGCGCGGGCTCGGTCTGTGTCATCCACATCCTGCAGGCCGGGCGGTGA